The DNA window CAGAGTATTTGTCCCACATAGACTTAATCCAAATTCATGTTTTCAAATGTTAACACATGTTAGAAATTGAAGTGCACAAAATAGTGTATTTGGCATAATTATACTCAAATGGAAGAGATTTTATAATAGCTATGATTCAGTAGGAAGCACTCAAGTAAGTAAATTTAGTTTTTCAGCCAAATATAAGGAAGCTTTGTGGAAAAGTCATTTATTTAACCATTGAGAAAATGTTGATTTATAATGAGTTAATGACGGCACATTGTAGGATACGATGAAGTAATTTCATAAGTTTGAAAGGCATAAATACCAATATCTTTTAAAGGTAAACTATTTGAGGTTGTGATAAATTATGGTCACTCTGGTATATTCATCATCTTGACAGGAAATGGCCAAAGCAGAAGGCCTCTGGAACTTGTTTTTGCCAGCTGTAAGCGGTCTCACCCAGGTGGACTATGCCTTGATTgctgaagaaacaggaaaatgctTTTTTGCTCCAGATATCTTTAACTGCCAAGCACCAGGTTAcaacattattttaaatcataacATAATTCTTAGATATTTTAAGCAGTGTTTacaatttctctattttttgacAAGGAAATTTTCCTACACAAAGTCATTGATTTATAAAtttgtaattttactttttagttactttcatttaaatgttaaaaaatggaTCTAATGTTCTCAttgtattattcttttattaaacaTCATTACACTGAGTATTAGTGAATAGAAGTTACGATCAAAGGGATTGGCATTATAAAATTTCCAATTTTCTGACTCAGTATTAAATGTATCTGTGGTTAGTTGGAATGAATagagttttaaaatcttttggttAGCCTCACTGTCTCTCCACTTACTTGCTCATTCTTTATCAGTTGCCTACTATATGCTAAGTACCATTTTAGGAACTCGGGATAGATGATGAAATACACAAAGTTTTCTGCCAtcatggagctgacattctaatagaaagaaacaaaaataaacaccagATAGATTAAATAAGTAATTTTACAGTAAGTTTGAAGATGGAaagttctttggaagaaaaaaccCCAGCAAGGTAGGGAAGTGCTGGAATGCTGAGAGATGGGGAATATATATTACAATTTATTATTAAGATGAAAGGCACAGGATAGGCCTTATTGAAAACCTGACATTCAGTTAAGACTTAAAGAGGGTGAGAGAGTCAGCCATGCTGAGATCTGGGGTAAGAATTTTCATAACATAGAGAACATAAAGTACAAAGGCCTTAAAGCATGAATGTGATTGGTGTATTTTAGGAATAACCAAGGAGGTTATTGTGGcagggaaagaaaagtaaaagatatCAGAGGGAAAGGGTCTTCTTTATATGTTGGGACTTAACAAGCAGATGACAGCTTATACTTTAATGAAATGGACATTTGAGCAGAGGAATGACAAgatttctcttcagtttttaaaggatTCCTTTGGCTGCCATGTTGAGAATTAACAAAAGGAGAAGGATATAAGCAGGGAGTCTTGTTGTGATGGTCCTGAGTGATGAATGATAGGGATTTGTTCAGGGAAGTAGCAGTGGAAAGAGTGAGAAGTGAAAGATTCTAACTGTATTTTGAAGGCAGAGCTAAAAGGATTCCTGGTTGGTTTTGGGGTATTAATGGAAGAATCAAGGATGCCTTCaaggactttcagttcagttcagttcagtcgatcagtcgtgtctgactctttgtgaccccatgaactgcagcatgccaggcctccctgtccatcaccaactcccggagtttactcagactcatgtccatcaagtcagtgatgccatccagccatctcatcttctgtcgtccccttctcctgcccccaatccctcccagcatcagactcttttccaatgagtcaactcttcgcatgaggtggcccaagtattggagtttgagcttcagcatcagtccttccaaagaacacccagggctgatctcctttagaatcgactgattggatctccttgcagtccaagggactctcaagagtcttctccaacatcacagttcaaaagcatcaattctttggcattcagccctcttcacagtccaactttcacatccatacatgaccacaggaaaaaccatagccttgactagacgaccctttgttgccaaagtaatgtctctgcttttgaatatgctatctaggttggtcataactttcctttcaaggagtaagcatcttttaatttcatggctgcagtcaccatctgcagtgattttggagcccccaaaaataaagtctgacactgtttccactgtttccccatctatttcccatgaagtgatgggaccagatgccatgatcttagttttctgaatgttgagctttaagccaactttttcactctcttctttcactttcatcaagaggctttttagttcctagcAGAGTATATTTGCAAGATAACAGGCAAAAGTTAGCCAGTAAATTATTTTCCTCAGTCCTAATTGAGTCAAAACTCACTAGAACCATGCTTCATTGGGATGAAGTAGACAAGTGTCTGTGATTCAGAACAAGCTGAATAATAGGCACCAAATGCCATGTAGTTATGACTGCTTATGGCATACCTTcattgtaaattatatttattattatgtttaGTCTATGGCCATGCCACCCTGAACACACCTGATTTCATCTattatgtttcaaaatatttttgttagtaAATATTAGAAAGATTCATGTCTCTTATCTATATAAAGTTTGGATTTCATATtagtacatttttaaatgcaaaattaatGCTTTTCTTCATTACATGCAGACACAGGGAACATGGAGGTGCTCCACCTatatggaagtgagaaacagaagcAGCAGTGGCTAGAGCCTCTTCTTCAAGGGAATATTGCCTCCTGCTTCTGTATGACAGGTAAGAGCAAATCAGTCACGTTCTCCCATTGTGCACTCTTGAGGTTATTATGGAGGAACTAAAGAAATGTGGGATGTGGCTTTGTGTTTAGGCAAATTTTTCTGTGACCAGAAATATGAAAGTGTTTGTTGTGAGCCCAGTTTTAAtattttggcattttaaaatgtgcagaaTAAAATCGTCCTCCACTTTGGGAGGATACCATATGTTTTCTGGTAGCCTGCTTTAGCAGCAGAGTAAACctaatttctggagaaggcaatggcaccccattccagtagtcttgcctggaaaatcccatgggcggaggagcctggtgggctgcaatctgtggggttgcaaagagtcggacacggctgagtgacttcactttcacttttcactttcatgcattggagaaggaaatggcaacccactccagcgttcttgcctggagaatcccagggacaggggagcctggtgggctgccgtctatggggtcccacagagtcagacacgactaaagtgacttagcagtagcagcaaacctaatttcataatattttgaCTTGCATTTAAAATTGCCTTCTAAGGTCGTTTAAGATCTTTTTTACCTTAGTGTATGAAACATTCATCTTTGTGATAATTTTATACTGACACTTAAAAAGTACTCCACTCTGCCATAAatcaaaaaaaatagaacttttacCCGTGTTGGTCATATAGctcaaattataaattataatcatGTGGGCTGATGAAAGTAGGAGCATGCTAATAAAAGTGGGTCTTGGTATATTTGTACATAGGAAACAGTTAAGAACTCTTactcaaaaaacaaagtcatTGTTTTATAATTGAGTTAGAATTAAACTAAGTTTCATCTGGCCATCAATTTATCAGAATCTATTATCCTTCTATAACACTGCATGCATTTATAATAGTAAAACTGGGACCTCCCAGGTGGTccggtggataagaatccacctgccaatgcaggggacatggtgtgatccctgatccgggaagattccacatgctgcagagcaactaactCGAGCAacccagctactgaagcccatgcacctggagcctgtgctctacaacaggagaagccaccacaatgaggagcgtgtgcactgcaaccagagagcagcccgcgttctccacaaccagagagccgGGGCgcaaaacaaagacccagcacaaccataaatataaattaaaaaagaaaacttttaagtaGAAAGCTCCTTTTCTAAAGAAAGAGTGTCTCTTGTTTTAGAAAGGGAACACATAAACTATTTGAAGGATACTGCTCAAAAGAGCAGCATATTAACAAATGCAGATTACTATGATTTAGAACTAGCCTGTTAAGTTCTAAAATGCAATGCTGTAAAGCAGTCTTCTAAAGGTGTCCTATGGAAAGCTTTCTGAGGACAATAAATGTTGAGCCGGTTTTATAGAATGCAAAATAGATCGATGACAGCATTACTGATAGAATTTGAAAGGCACAGTTAGAAGTTGTTTAAGATACTACAGAAATAGTGTcagagatgtagaaaacaagctaTGGTGACCAAGGGAGCAAGcggcagggagggataaattgggagattgggactgacatatacacattatacacacacacacatgtatataatagATAACTTGTATatagcctactgtatagcacagggagctaatGACctgtataggaaaagaatctaaaaagagtggatattatgattcactttcttgtacagcagaaactgacacaacattgtaaatcaaatatactcccaaaaaaattaatttaaaaaaagttggtTAATATACTAAACCTATGGTGATCAAGACCaccgccaagaaaaagaaatgcaaaaaggcaaaatggttgtctgaggaggccttacaaatagctgtgaaaagaagagaagcaaaaggcaaaggagaatagcaaagatatacccatttgaatgcagagttccaaagaatagcaaggaaagtaagaaagccttcctcagtgatcaatgcaaagaaatagaggaaaacagtagaacaggaaagactagagatctcttcaagaaaattagagataccaagagaacatttcatgcaaagatgggcacaataaaggacagaaacggtatggacctaacagaagcagaagatattaagaagaggtggcaagaatacacagaagaactatataaaaaagatcttcacgaccaagataatcacgatgtcagacattctggaatggatagtcaagtgggtcttaggaagcatcactatgaacaaagctagtggaggtgatggaattccagttgagctatttcaaatcctgaaagatgatgctgtgaaagtgctgtactcaatatgccagcaaattgggaaaactcagcagtggccacaggactggaaaaggtcagttttcattccaatcccaaagaaaggcaatgccaaagaaagttcaaactaccgcacagttgcactcatctcacacgctagcaaagtgatgctcaaaattctccaagccaggcttcaacagtacatgacccATGAaattcccgatgttcaagctggatttagaaaagacagaagaaccagagatcaaattgccaacatctgttggatcatcaaaaaagcaagagttccagaaaaacatctacttctgctttattgactatgccaaagcctttgactgtgtgatcacaacaaactatgaaaaattctttaagagatgagaatacctgaccacctgacctgcctcctgagaaatctgtatgcaggtcaggaagcaacagttagaactggacatggaacaacagactggttccaaatcgggaaaggagtacatcaaggctgtatattgtcaccctgcttattaaacttatatgcagagtacatagaaaaaaaatatgtcgggatggatgaagcacaagctggaatcaagactgccaggagaaatatcaataacctcagatatgcagatgataccacccttatggcagaaagggaagaagaactgaagagtctctctatgaaagtgaaaaaggaaagtgaaaaagttggcttaaaactcaactttcagaaaactaagatcatagcatctggtcccatcatttcatggcaaatagatggggaaataatggaaacagtgacagactttattgtcttgggcttcaaaatcactgcagatggtgactgcagccatgaaattaaaagacgcctgctcattagaagaaaagttatgaccaacctagacagcatattcaaaagcagagacattactttgccaacaaaggtccatctagtcagagcttggtttttccagtggtcatgtatggatgtgagagttggactataaagaaatctgagcgcctaagaattgatgtttttgaactgtggggttgaagaagactctttgagagttccttggactgcaaggagatccaaccagtacatcctaaaggaaatcagtcctgaatattcactggaaggactgatactttggccatctgatgcaaaccctgatgctgggaaagactgaaggcacgaggagaaggggatgacagaggatgagatggttggatgggatcactgactcaatggacatgagtttgagtaagctccgggagttggtgatggacagggaagcctggcatgctgcagtccatggggttgcaaagagttggacatgactgagtgactgaactgaactgaactgatggtgggaAAATCTGGCTTGCAAATATGTAGTACAGATTTCCATTGTATGAAGTAaacaatgatatttttaatgtgtgtttgATGATTAGAGAGAGGATTAAGTGAGTTGTAACCCAACTCATGTGTCACTGAGTAAGCCAAAAACACAGTTTGGATAGCTGATCTATCTGAGTTgttctaaatatttcattcattctctcagtgCACATTTATTGATTACCTACTATGTGTAATGttaggaagatgaaaaagacaaagatgcCTCTGTCATCAGAGAGTTCACATTTCTTTAAGTGTCTTTTATAAACCAGTGGTATCTGCCTGCCTGTAAATTCAGCCTTTGCTTATTTGTAGAGCCCGATGTAGCTTCAAGTGATGCCACGAATATTGAATGTAGCATCCAGCGAGATGGAGACAGCTACATAATTAATGGCAAGAAATGGTGGAGCAGTGGTGAGTATTCATAATGATCCTTCATGCCAGATGCTGTGCTAGAATAATAAGATACATAGTTATTCATTTCATGACCACAGTTCTTTAAATTCTACCTTTGAAAGCATTTTCAAATTTAGAAATAGTTGATAaaaggaagaaagctgagcgctgaagaattgatgcttttgaactgtggtgttggggaagactcttgagagtcccttggactgcaaggagatcaaccagtccattctaaaggagaccagtcctgggtgttctttggaaggactgatgctaaagctgaaactccaatactttggccacctgatgcgaagagttgactcagtggaaaagactctgatgctgggagggattgggggcaggaagagaaggggacaacagaggatgtgatggctggatggcatcactgactcgatggacgtgagtctgagtgaactccgggagttggtgatggacagggaggcctggcgtgctgcgattcatggggttgcaaagagtcggacacgactgagcgactgaagtgaactgaactgaactgataaaaggaAAGTAATCTTAAAATAATGTCTTGATTAGGCAATGTTTAATTTAAGagcagaaaacatctattttttttttacagtttgtgAGGTAAAATGCACACCATGTTTAGCCATTGTCATTTCtaccaaaattaaattttagtagGGGCATATTAcctgaataataataatctatatataatttttgaagaGGTAAGCAGTAcatgttattaaaatttatttgtggTACATATTTTCATTGCTGAAAAATACAAGTGTTTGAGTGATAAATAATAGTCTTTACATATAGGAAAATATTTAGTAAACCTTCAGTAATAGAATCACATAAGTGGATAAGTCCTTTAggcaattataaaaattaaaacctgtGCTTGTCTGAGGATTGCTTCTAGAGTATACATGATAAGTCTAATAGGATAACCAGCTTATTACTAAAGAAAGTTGACATAAAAGTAAATTGTATGTTAAGAAACTTACTAGTAATACATTAAAATGGccagaaaagcttttttttttcctttgctagtttttattctttctggagttttatgAAATCACTTACACATTagaaacaggagaaagaaaaagacagccagaaagattatttttttatttttgattgctaATTTTTACTCTTTCTGAAGTTTTATGAAATCACTTACAAATTaggaacaggaaaaagaaaaagtcattaaATGTTGCTGCATGATTATTCAAGTATTAAAATTATGCAGGAAAATTGTTATGTTAAAatttagataatttaaaataactgtaaatGACCCTTAAATTAAACCTCTTTAATAATCTGTTTTAGATGACCTAACTTGTAGTGTTTTTCTTATGTATGACTGTTAATACTATTTTCTTATATTGTTAGCtttaatttctgtgttttatgaatttattattttgtttcttctttttcttggcttCTACCCCACTCCCCTTTCCCACCCCAACCTCTTCTTTGCTACAAGTTGCCACCACAGtgtttgaaatttgaatttctgaAAAATGCAGATGTTTGATGCAGATGCAGATGTTCTCAGCAGGAAGCATCATTCATGTGTATTGAAGCAAGAGACAGATGGGTCTTATATTTAAATGCTGAAAGTACTGGTTGGCTCTGTAGCATCTTCAGATTCGAAAGGAATCTCCTCCAcattttgtctttgtcttctCCAGGATCCGTATTTCTTGGCAACTTTCATGATGTAGTTTTTAAAAGAGGTTCCCATGAAAACATATAGGACGGGGTTGAGGCAGCTGTGAAAGAGTGCAATACTCTCTGTGATTTGGATGGCAACGTCCATGCGTTTGCTCATGTCACAGTCAGTGATCAGGGAGTAGATGATGTCTATGGCTTGGCAGAACTTGACAATATTATAAGGTAATTGAGTGACAATGAAAACTATGACCACTGTGAACAGAACTTTGAGGGGCTGAGATTTTTTAATGTTAGGCATCTTGATGAGTGTCTTTGCCGTGATGAAGTAGCACACTGCCATGATAAGAAAGGGTATTATAAATCCAATGCAGATTTCCAGGatttgaattgatgctttcattgATGTTCCTAGGTGGTATGGAAAGATGGGAACACACCTAGCTTTATGATTTACTGTATAAAAAACCAACTGAGGGATACTCAGCAAGATGGCAGCCACCCAGACGCAGAAACAGATGACCCAGCATGGTTTTCCCACTCCCGATTGACTGGGAGCTTTAGTTACTGCCCAGTATCTGTCTGTGCTGATACAAGCCAGAAACTGCATTCCAGACACAAAATTGACTGTGTACAAggctgaagtgactttgcacatgATTTTCCCTAAAACCCACCCATGAACTGCATTAACTGCCCAAAAAGGCAAAGTGAATAGAAGGAATAAATCCGCCACTGCCAAATTCAAGATGTACACATCTGTTTTGGTTCTCCGCTTTTTGTAATAGGCATAAATCGCCACTACAGTGGAATTGCCTGCAAGTCCAATGATGAAAGCTATTGTGAAGAAGGCAGGTAGGAAAACTTTTGCAAATTTTCTGACCTCTTCTTTTATACAGATCACTTCATACTGACTATAGTCATGAgtgtcattcatttcattttcctcataATAGTAATCTGTTGACTGGTTGTATTCCAAAGCCATGGTTCCAATCTAAATGGCAAAAAGAATacagcatatttattttaatattgcttAAATGGAAATACTTTTGCTCTAGCATatgttttatgcttttattaGAGAATAGTTTGTTGTTATACCATATGTGAGCCTGAGTCTGCCACTCTTTGAAACTCTTTAATGGAAGTCACATTAGAGTATATCCTCAAGAGTAGTTTTTCATTGCTTGTTTTTACAAGTCTGTACAGGAAACGGGATTTACAGAgggaagataaaaaaaataataccctGAGAAATGTTCTTAATCATTAAGCCCTAAAACTTGTACATACACAACTTTGTGATTCTTATGCAGTATATcaacaataaattaaaatgaattatttaaaataaatattttacttatatttattcatgaatttattttagattaagttaaataaattatctcaGAATTGTACTTAATTTTAGTTGTTGGCTTTTATAAAACAAAGTCTCCTCGAGTTAGCTTCCCTCCAAAACTTGCCACTGCATGCTGATTGTAAACTACTATTTGATAGAACTGTTATTCCACTAGTCACCTAAGCCTTAAACCTGCACCATCCTTGATTCCTCTCTTCATCCCTTCATCCCAGATTTTCAGTCTGCCCCTAAATTCTGATTTTACCTTCCAAATAGGTCTCAAATCTGTCTCTTCCTTTTCACATAATTCATCCACATTATTACCTGGCCTATTACAATGTCTTCCCAACTGGTATCCTACTGTTCTCATTCCTTCTTACCACTTCCTtgtcaaaaacatttttcttactgCCATCAGTGTGCTTTATCTCTAAAATGTCAGTCTTATCACTCTCCTGCTTAGCTCCTCACCTAAAAGACACATCTCTCTGAAAGATACAATCTAAGTTCTTTACCATGATACCCAAGGCTCCATAATGTAGTCCTACCCATGGTTCCTGTACACCCTCTACTGTACACCTTACACTGTAGACGATGACAGTACTGATTTGCCAGTGGTTTTTGGGCACACACCATGCCATAGTATGCATTTACATCGTTActcattctcttcttttatctGATATACTATTTCCTTCCCGTCCCTTGAAAGGCCATTTCCTATTCAGTTAACTCAAATTTCACCTTTCTGGAAGACTTTCCCAATCCAATAACTGTATCTGTGTATCAACTGTATCTACATATCAAAGAACTGACCTGGTCCTGTGCAGTTTCCCAGACTACCTTTTCCCTCTATGATCTAAGTTCCCTAAGACTGTGACCTATTGGATTTCTGTTTGTAATTAATAACTGAAGACAGTGACTGGTACACTCTAGGTGgccagcaaatatttatcaactATAACGTTTACTAATAAGTATAAAGCTGTTACTTTAGGAATAGAAAGATGATATTCCAGGAATCTTGTGTCTCATCATTAAGTTATTCTACTATGTTGTCAATTAATACCCTGTAGTATTAAGATAAGCTTGcacaaaattcacatttaaaaatatatataataattacttttagcatttttattatagTGCTAAGCTTTGTTATGCTTTTTCCTTAGCCCTTCTGTCTTCCTTGGGATATTTTTTGTCCTTGGAAGAATATCAAATGTTCTTATAGAATCATTaatgaagaaattattttcaaaacagtacACCAGCTTATGCtacattttcaaaagaatattcTTATACTTGCTAACCTTTTGTAAATGAgtaaagcaaaatgaagaagGCCACATAGAGGAAAAATACCACATAGAACtgctttcattttgtaaaaaccaGGTGCTCacaattttaaatgacttttatcCTTATAGTTATTTGAAAAGTTATGTGAAAAGTTCCAATCTAGAAGACCACTCTAGTGTTCATTCTCTTATATGTTAATTATTAACACAATATGAActttgttctttccttctcttttatcaCAGAAATCTTGAACCTGGTGATAAGGTATAATATGGCCAAACAGTATAAGATATtaaggaaagatattttaaaagaattaatcatactaaaaatatgagtaaataaaaatagGACTGGAAATTATTTGCAGAAATGATCCTTCTGGCAGATAAATAGAAACACATTTAAATGCCTTTATAATTAttacaagaatttaaaaaattggtgtttataaaacaaagcaagaaaaaatgGTATAGCAAAACCTGTTATTAACAAAGCTTTATAGGCAAATAAtggtattaaaataatattttattcttgctatattcatatttttaaggtTGAAGTGTAAAACTTTTCAAATAGCTCTTTTTTGCACCTGTAAACTTTTATGCCTCGACTCCCTCTGCATAGATAAATATACAAAATctttggacttttaaaaaaagtcatatctaactctgaatgaagaagaaagaaaaaaaccaacctGTTTCAGTAGGCAGACAGGAGCAGTCTTGAATGCAGAGAGTAAAATCAAATGACACTCTCTAACTCAGACTACTTTTGTTTTCGTTTCTACACCCCGCCTTTGTCTTACATCCAGGAGGGCTTTCCGGAAATGTAATCTTGTGAGCACTTgatcttttatttatgtttaaccGTCCTATGAAGTCATATCCAAGTTCTTAAATATCTTTGGTTATAAACTTGAAGGAATTCAATCTTGTTTCAAAAGCTACAGACCTTTCCAAGTTTCCACTTAACTGAAGGGAATGGGAACATGCCTGCAGCTGAGGTACTGACTGCCAAACCAAGAGAATTCACCAGAGCACCTCAAGGCAGCTAATAAGTACTTGTAGGTAGTATCTAGacaaaaactgtaaaacaaaaatgattgTAACTCAGACAATTATCtttttgaagattaaattatcaaaaataaattctgagtaATCATTAAGCATTTATagtagaatttaaatttttataccagatcattttatattttaatatttaaactgtGAGACTCTCCTTGGCTTCACTGAACTCCTCCTCTGTCATTGACCCCAGAGTATGCCTTTCTCCATTACTTTAAATTCTTGTGCCTTCTTGTAATCTTCAATGACCAGACACAAACTTTTCACATCCTTCTGTCTGGGAAGCCTATCTCAACTGTCTCCCCCTCCACCCATTTCCAAACAAATGaaagttagagaaagaaatgtaTGCAGATTTAACACTAGTAGGCTGTTTGACCTGGACTCTCCTCACATTTGCATGACAGTTCCCTTATTTACTTTCTCAGAGGAAACTAGGCTTAGTCTCTACCTTCAGAAGTTATTTCAGACCCATACCTTTTTTTCTCTAAGCAGTTGATCTAACATTCCTGTTGGTTCACAGAAAAGAAGCTCTAGGTCACTGAGGTCTTCACCTTCCACTTGTGTGTCTGAGGGTACAGCCAGGTTCTCCTCCTTGTTATCTACCAGTCTTTGAGGAAGAGTTATTTGCATGCAGCTAAATCATCTCACCCAGAAAAAAACTACCTAGATTTGCAGTGTTTGCCATTCTTCATGGTGTAAATACTCAGTCCATGGCCAGTTTCAGCTACCAATGTGAATTCACTGAGGGCAACTTTGCTAAGAGATGAGTATTTTCAGCCTTTCGTAGGAGGCTCTAGCACAATTCTTCAAAGGAGGCATCTCTGCTGCTGACCATAGCTGATCATTATTCTGATCTCTTACGAAGGATACTGCTCTTAATATTATCCCTGTCctctctaggggcttcccaggtggctcggttgTAGCCATgcattccaggaaacaaactcactcagaaggacaatgcag is part of the Bos indicus x Bos taurus breed Angus x Brahman F1 hybrid chromosome 1, Bos_hybrid_MaternalHap_v2.0, whole genome shotgun sequence genome and encodes:
- the ACKR4 gene encoding atypical chemokine receptor 4, which encodes MALEYNQSTDYYYEENEMNDTHDYSQYEVICIKEEVRKFAKVFLPAFFTIAFIIGLAGNSTVVAIYAYYKKRRTKTDVYILNLAVADLFLLFTLPFWAVNAVHGWVLGKIMCKVTSALYTVNFVSGMQFLACISTDRYWAVTKAPSQSGVGKPCWVICFCVWVAAILLSIPQLVFYTVNHKARCVPIFPYHLGTSMKASIQILEICIGFIIPFLIMAVCYFITAKTLIKMPNIKKSQPLKVLFTVVIVFIVTQLPYNIVKFCQAIDIIYSLITDCDMSKRMDVAIQITESIALFHSCLNPVLYVFMGTSFKNYIMKVAKKYGSWRRQRQNVEEIPFESEDATEPTSTFSI